A genomic window from Blastocatellia bacterium includes:
- a CDS encoding DHHA1 domain-containing protein produces MQPTEKLYFTDSDLLDFAATVIAVQAAGQADDVILDRTAFYPTGGGQPNDTGRLDEARVLDVFEDDAGMIHHLVEPQGIMAIGQTVQGRIDRARRLDHLQQHSGQHILSQAFVQACGAETRSFHLGARASTIDIELASPTDDHMRAAEEIANAVIFEDRAMRVHLVNEAEARQLPLRKEAAVEGTIRVIEITDFDWSPCGGTHAKRTGQVGLIAIKGYERAKKMTRVEFVCGHRALNEYRAVSKTALAVAQLFSAERDTTPELVSRALQETRSLKKRLRELLEITAGVEASEMLAAATSVGNFKLVRAAFDDRDLDEVRLLASKITQSEAAVALLGTREAGAARLVFARSASLDQNMGQLLAEACQLLGGRGGGRPELAQGGGPNADNLEAAISLAAEKLLA; encoded by the coding sequence ATGCAACCTACCGAAAAACTCTATTTCACCGATTCCGATCTACTTGATTTCGCGGCCACCGTCATTGCCGTGCAAGCGGCAGGGCAAGCCGATGACGTGATACTGGATCGCACGGCCTTTTATCCGACCGGCGGCGGCCAGCCGAACGATACGGGGCGGCTTGATGAAGCTCGCGTTCTCGATGTGTTTGAAGACGACGCCGGCATGATTCATCACCTCGTCGAGCCGCAAGGGATCATGGCCATCGGTCAAACGGTGCAAGGTCGCATAGATCGCGCGCGGCGGCTCGACCACTTGCAACAGCACAGCGGCCAGCACATCCTCTCGCAAGCGTTTGTGCAGGCGTGCGGCGCGGAAACCCGCTCGTTTCACCTTGGCGCACGCGCCTCGACGATTGACATCGAGCTGGCATCACCGACCGACGACCATATGCGCGCGGCTGAAGAGATTGCCAATGCCGTCATCTTTGAAGACCGCGCCATGCGCGTTCATCTGGTGAATGAAGCAGAGGCGCGGCAGTTGCCGCTGCGCAAAGAGGCCGCTGTCGAAGGGACGATTCGCGTCATCGAGATTACAGACTTCGACTGGTCGCCGTGCGGCGGCACGCACGCCAAACGCACTGGCCAGGTCGGCCTGATCGCCATCAAAGGCTACGAGCGCGCCAAGAAAATGACGCGGGTGGAATTCGTCTGCGGCCATCGAGCGCTCAACGAGTACCGCGCAGTCAGTAAGACGGCGCTGGCGGTCGCTCAGTTGTTCAGCGCCGAGCGCGACACGACGCCAGAGCTGGTATCGCGCGCCTTGCAAGAGACCCGCTCGCTGAAGAAGCGCCTGCGCGAGTTGCTCGAAATCACGGCCGGCGTCGAAGCTTCAGAGATGCTGGCAGCGGCAACGTCGGTCGGGAATTTCAAACTGGTGCGTGCTGCCTTTGATGATCGTGACCTTGATGAAGTGCGGCTGCTGGCATCAAAGATCACCCAGAGCGAGGCGGCGGTGGCGCTATTGGGAACCCGAGAGGCGGGCGCGGCGCGGCTGGTCTTCGCGCGCTCGGCTTCGCTCGATCAGAACATGGGCCAGTTACTTGCGGAAGCCTGTCAGTTGTTGGGCGGGCGCGGCGGCGGCAGGCCAGAGCTAGCGCAAGGCGGCGGGCCGAATGCCGACAACTTAGAAGCGGCCATAAGCCTGGCAGCTGAAAAACTGCTGGCGTGA
- the epsC gene encoding serine O-acetyltransferase EpsC has product MTDKHTIAAQQNRLASIMERIAASYDEVTPRIHHLDRMPLPSRSDAAAIMEALEEIIFPGYYSAGGVTHHGIIYRVQERTGWLFEHLREQISRSFHHMKHLDGELPFATDARAEECAYQFLESLPRLRQRLARDIQAAYDGDPAAHCIDEIILSYPAAYAIMAYRAAHELHQMEVPILPRMLTEMAHSRTGIDIHPGAQIGDSFFIDHGTGVVIGETTEIGNRVKLYQGVTLGALSFPKDETGRLIRGQKRHPTIEDNVVIYAGATILGGDTVIGEASIIGGNVWLTESVPPGSRVVQAELKPRLLAPHEQFQEV; this is encoded by the coding sequence ATGACCGACAAGCACACCATCGCGGCGCAGCAGAACCGGCTGGCATCGATCATGGAGCGCATCGCCGCTTCGTATGACGAAGTGACGCCGCGGATTCATCACCTCGACCGCATGCCGCTGCCATCGCGCAGCGACGCCGCCGCCATCATGGAGGCGCTCGAAGAGATCATCTTTCCGGGTTATTACAGCGCCGGCGGGGTCACGCATCACGGCATCATCTATCGCGTGCAGGAGCGCACGGGCTGGCTCTTCGAGCACCTGCGCGAGCAGATTTCGCGCAGCTTCCATCACATGAAGCACCTTGATGGCGAGCTGCCGTTTGCGACCGACGCCAGGGCCGAGGAATGCGCCTATCAATTCCTCGAATCCCTGCCGCGCCTGCGGCAACGGCTGGCGCGCGACATTCAGGCGGCTTATGACGGCGACCCGGCGGCGCACTGCATCGATGAGATCATCCTGAGCTACCCGGCGGCTTACGCCATCATGGCTTACCGCGCGGCGCACGAGCTACACCAGATGGAGGTGCCGATCTTGCCGCGGATGCTGACCGAGATGGCGCACTCGCGCACAGGCATAGACATCCATCCGGGCGCACAGATCGGTGACAGCTTTTTCATCGATCACGGCACCGGCGTGGTGATCGGTGAAACGACCGAGATCGGCAACCGCGTCAAGCTCTATCAAGGCGTGACGCTCGGCGCGCTGTCGTTCCCGAAAGATGAAACCGGCCGCCTGATCCGCGGCCAGAAGCGCCACCCGACGATTGAAGACAATGTGGTGATTTATGCCGGCGCCACCATCCTCGGCGGCGACACCGTGATTGGCGAAGCAAGCATTATCGGCGGCAATGTCTGGCTGACCGAGTCGGTGCCGCCCGGCTCGCGTGTTGTACAGGCCGAGCTGAAGCCGCGCCTGCTCGCGCCCCACGAACAGTTTCAAGAAGTCTAA
- a CDS encoding DNA methyltransferase gives MTYFESLIAMAERAGLRAQACHTFPDVRFTAQLALPFEGLLPETYSVCVASLPSGAQERFDPFNAKRRDRRAQERLTMQLKEAACRLDDSGLMFIYGLPRELARAAVALAETLTFRYWIAVRTMTATKADGLRPEHTGLLVLAKPGAALNALRIPHPRCRHCDQTLKDWGGKAHLMHPEGVRLSDVWMDLIVDASDLMPAEVFERILDLAASPQRQSLLLLFPEELPAQATTARDSSPLIRTFDPLAHQAPPGATRRRAVPDDLLDRLHRAPCLDVLRRIPSATVDLAFADPPFNLTKGYEGYTDDLAARDYLGWCKRWLVEYERVLKPGGALFVLNLPKWAVGLADFLSRSASLYLQNWIVWNALPEPKGVLMPAHYALLYFTKGERPARFNYCSMEQGWQPFDEAVFPPDRADVCARRFCQRQRRASAQLWRGELTDIWHDIHRERRPIKKTAGEKAHPCATPERLLDRIIRLATTPGDIVLDAFAGTGTSALVAERLNRRYIGIEQADEYLHVADRRLSEKRSSWQRTTRAVERGSASKRALQLELKRLTLMLGRLPTLADIARLSKFTPAMFEQGFDTWSEALKAARNVVASLPDVAQVLVETQQLEMFAAQPLKIAEGTEGGTVGVSTPTGAVIIEEDNPPTYRIS, from the coding sequence ATGACCTACTTTGAATCGCTGATCGCAATGGCCGAGCGCGCCGGGCTTCGCGCGCAAGCTTGCCACACTTTTCCAGACGTAAGATTCACTGCTCAACTGGCGCTGCCGTTCGAGGGCCTGCTGCCAGAAACCTATTCCGTCTGTGTGGCATCGCTCCCCTCCGGCGCGCAGGAACGCTTTGATCCGTTCAACGCAAAACGCAGAGACCGTCGCGCCCAGGAACGCCTGACCATGCAGCTCAAAGAGGCCGCCTGCCGACTTGACGACTCTGGTCTGATGTTCATCTATGGCCTGCCGCGCGAGCTGGCGCGGGCGGCGGTGGCGCTCGCAGAGACGTTGACGTTTCGCTACTGGATCGCCGTGCGAACCATGACGGCGACAAAGGCCGACGGCCTGCGGCCCGAGCATACAGGTTTGCTCGTTTTGGCAAAGCCGGGCGCGGCGCTTAACGCTTTGCGCATCCCTCACCCGCGTTGCCGCCACTGCGACCAGACGCTCAAGGACTGGGGCGGCAAGGCACACCTGATGCACCCCGAAGGCGTCAGGCTGTCGGATGTCTGGATGGACCTGATCGTTGATGCAAGCGACCTGATGCCTGCCGAGGTCTTCGAGCGTATTCTCGACCTCGCCGCAAGCCCGCAACGCCAATCGCTACTTCTGCTCTTTCCCGAAGAACTGCCGGCTCAGGCGACAACGGCTAGAGATTCGTCGCCGCTGATTCGTACCTTCGACCCCCTGGCCCATCAAGCGCCCCCTGGCGCTACCAGGCGGCGCGCCGTGCCGGATGATTTGCTTGATCGTTTGCACCGAGCGCCGTGTCTGGACGTGCTGCGCCGCATCCCTTCGGCAACCGTTGATCTGGCGTTTGCCGATCCCCCCTTCAATTTGACGAAAGGTTATGAAGGCTACACGGACGATCTGGCGGCGCGCGACTATCTCGGCTGGTGCAAGCGCTGGCTGGTTGAATACGAGCGGGTGTTGAAACCGGGGGGCGCGCTCTTTGTCCTGAATCTGCCGAAGTGGGCGGTTGGGTTGGCGGACTTTCTGTCGCGCAGCGCCAGCCTGTATTTGCAAAACTGGATTGTCTGGAATGCCCTGCCAGAGCCGAAAGGGGTGTTGATGCCGGCGCATTATGCGCTGCTTTATTTCACGAAAGGCGAGCGCCCGGCGCGGTTCAATTACTGCTCGATGGAACAGGGCTGGCAGCCGTTTGATGAAGCGGTATTCCCGCCTGACCGCGCCGACGTTTGCGCGCGCCGCTTCTGCCAGCGCCAGCGGCGCGCGTCGGCACAGCTCTGGCGCGGCGAACTGACTGATATCTGGCACGACATTCACCGCGAGCGCCGCCCGATCAAGAAGACCGCCGGCGAAAAGGCTCACCCCTGCGCTACGCCCGAACGCTTGCTCGACCGCATCATCCGGCTGGCGACGACGCCGGGCGACATTGTGCTGGACGCGTTCGCCGGCACAGGCACGTCGGCGCTGGTCGCCGAGCGCTTGAATCGTCGCTATATTGGCATCGAGCAGGCCGACGAATATCTGCACGTCGCCGACCGGCGGTTGAGCGAGAAGCGCTCATCGTGGCAGCGCACCACCCGAGCAGTCGAGCGCGGCAGCGCATCAAAGCGGGCTCTACAACTTGAGCTTAAACGCCTGACCTTGATGCTCGGGCGATTGCCAACGCTGGCCGACATTGCGCGGCTATCGAAATTCACGCCGGCCATGTTCGAACAGGGATTCGATACCTGGAGCGAGGCGCTCAAGGCGGCGCGCAACGTCGTGGCATCTTTGCCTGATGTCGCGCAAGTATTGGTCGAGACCCAGCAGTTGGAAATGTTCGCGGCACAGCCGTTGAAGATCGCTGAAGGGACCGAAGGCGGCACCGTTGGCGTTTCAACGCCAACTGGAGCCGTCATCATAGAAGAAGATAACCCACCGACTTACCGGATCAGTTGA
- a CDS encoding response regulator, which translates to MMNSTKRVLLVDDFDDSRFSLSKLLEFEGYEVIEATDGAQAIERALADKPDLILMDLSLPVIDGLSATRQIRQSNAMKRVPIIALTAHDLIDIQTQAEDAGCTDYAPKPVDFTMLIDMMAKYLAK; encoded by the coding sequence ATGATGAACTCTACAAAGCGTGTCCTGTTGGTTGACGATTTCGATGACAGCCGTTTCTCTCTGTCCAAGCTGTTAGAGTTCGAAGGCTATGAAGTCATCGAAGCCACCGATGGCGCGCAGGCCATCGAGCGGGCGCTTGCCGACAAGCCCGACTTAATCCTGATGGATTTATCGTTGCCGGTCATCGACGGATTGAGCGCCACCCGGCAGATTCGCCAAAGCAATGCCATGAAGCGCGTGCCGATCATCGCCTTGACGGCCCACGACCTTATAGACATTCAAACGCAGGCCGAAGACGCCGGCTGCACAGACTACGCGCCGAAGCCCGTAGACTTCACGATGCTGATCGATATGATGGCAAAGTACCTGGCCAAGTGA
- the folP gene encoding dihydropteroate synthase has translation MRKPFRIALPDGKGLEVGLRTLVVGVLNVTPDSFSDGGLYDQPGPAIEHALQMQADGADLIEVGGESTRPGSVRVSAEDELARLQPVLSALGKRLHIPIAVDTYKSEVARAAIDLGASLINDISALRFDPRIAEVAARSRSALILMHMRGEPATMQQMAPSPDIFAEIDRDMHLAVREAEARGVSRAQLIIDPGIGFGKTVEQNLAILNHLGRLASFDLPLLIGTSRKRFIGALTGRDETERVFGTAASVAAAILRGAHLIRVHDVREIVDAVRVADAIVAA, from the coding sequence ATGAGAAAGCCCTTTCGGATTGCGCTGCCCGACGGCAAGGGGCTGGAAGTGGGCCTGCGAACGCTGGTCGTTGGCGTCTTGAACGTCACGCCCGATTCGTTTTCTGATGGCGGCCTGTATGACCAGCCGGGCCCCGCCATCGAGCACGCCTTGCAGATGCAGGCGGACGGCGCCGACCTCATCGAGGTGGGCGGCGAAAGCACGCGGCCCGGCTCGGTGCGCGTGTCAGCCGAAGACGAGCTGGCGCGCCTCCAGCCCGTCTTGAGCGCGCTCGGCAAACGCCTGCACATCCCCATCGCCGTTGATACTTACAAGAGCGAAGTCGCGCGCGCCGCCATCGATCTCGGCGCCAGCCTGATTAACGACATCAGCGCCTTGCGTTTTGATCCGCGGATTGCCGAAGTCGCCGCCCGGTCGCGGTCGGCGCTCATCCTCATGCACATGCGCGGCGAGCCGGCGACCATGCAGCAGATGGCGCCAAGCCCGGACATCTTTGCCGAGATAGACCGCGACATGCATCTCGCCGTCCGTGAAGCCGAAGCGCGCGGTGTCAGCCGCGCACAGCTCATCATCGATCCGGGCATCGGCTTCGGCAAAACCGTCGAGCAGAACCTGGCCATCTTAAATCACCTCGGTCGTTTGGCGTCATTCGATCTGCCGTTGCTGATCGGCACCTCGCGCAAGCGCTTCATCGGCGCGCTGACGGGCCGCGATGAGACGGAGCGCGTCTTTGGCACCGCCGCCTCTGTTGCCGCCGCCATCCTGCGCGGCGCTCACTTGATTCGCGTTCACGACGTGCGCGAGATCGTGGACGCGGTTCGCGTCGCCGATGCAATCGTCGCCGCCTGA